In Streptomyces canus, one DNA window encodes the following:
- the trxA gene encoding thioredoxin gives MSSTVELTKENFDQTVTDNEFVLIDFWASWCGPCRQFAPVYEKAAEDNPDLVFGKVDTEAQPELAAAFGIQSIPTLMIVRDQVAVFAQPGALPESALTDVIGQARKLDMAEVRKAVAEQQAQAEQNGE, from the coding sequence ATGAGCAGCACCGTGGAGCTCACCAAGGAGAACTTCGACCAGACGGTCACGGACAACGAGTTCGTCCTGATCGACTTCTGGGCGTCGTGGTGCGGCCCGTGCCGCCAGTTCGCGCCGGTCTACGAGAAGGCCGCCGAGGACAACCCCGACCTGGTGTTCGGCAAGGTGGACACCGAGGCGCAGCCGGAGCTGGCCGCGGCCTTCGGTATCCAGTCGATCCCGACACTGATGATCGTCCGCGACCAGGTCGCGGTGTTCGCCCAGCCGGGCGCGCTGCCCGAATCCGCCCTGACGGACGTCATCGGGCAGGCCCGCAAGCTGGACATGGCCGAGGTCCGCAAGGCCGTGGCCGAGCAGCAGGCCCAGGCCGAGCAGAACGGCGAATGA